A single Xylanimonas cellulosilytica DSM 15894 DNA region contains:
- a CDS encoding ABC transporter permease produces MSVPSRPLPDAAAVGPERRPGVHPQLVIGAVLVLAVVVVALVSLVWTPYDPIHAVPANRLQGPSAEHWFGTDRFGRDVLSQIMVGARLTLYVGVVAVGIAALVGVPVGIVAGMRGGVPGTLLMRGADVLLAFPGLLLAIILGAAFGAGTTTAMVALGIGAIPAFARVARSGTLQVMRTDYVQAARAANRSAWAIAWRHVLPNIAGIVVVQCSVNFGLAVLAEAALSFLGLGTAPPTPSWGRMLQESQQFLGVYDHLAIAPGVAVAVAVLGFNLLGDGLRDVMDPRLKGVR; encoded by the coding sequence ATGAGCGTCCCGTCCCGCCCTCTGCCCGACGCCGCGGCGGTCGGGCCGGAGCGGCGCCCCGGCGTCCACCCGCAGCTCGTCATCGGCGCGGTGCTGGTGCTCGCCGTCGTCGTCGTCGCGCTCGTCTCCCTGGTGTGGACGCCGTACGACCCCATCCACGCCGTGCCCGCGAACCGGCTCCAGGGCCCGAGCGCCGAGCACTGGTTCGGCACCGACCGGTTCGGGCGGGACGTGCTCTCGCAGATCATGGTCGGCGCGCGGCTGACGCTCTACGTCGGCGTGGTCGCGGTGGGCATCGCGGCGCTGGTCGGCGTTCCGGTCGGCATCGTCGCGGGGATGCGCGGCGGCGTGCCCGGCACCCTGCTCATGCGCGGCGCCGACGTGCTGCTCGCGTTCCCCGGCCTGCTGCTCGCGATCATCCTCGGCGCGGCGTTCGGGGCCGGGACGACGACGGCGATGGTCGCCCTCGGGATCGGCGCCATCCCGGCCTTCGCGCGCGTGGCCCGGTCGGGGACGCTGCAGGTGATGCGCACCGACTACGTGCAGGCGGCTCGCGCGGCGAACCGGTCGGCGTGGGCGATCGCGTGGCGGCACGTGCTGCCCAACATCGCCGGGATCGTCGTCGTGCAGTGCTCCGTGAACTTCGGCCTCGCGGTGCTCGCGGAGGCCGCGCTGTCGTTCCTCGGGCTCGGTACGGCCCCGCCTACGCCGTCGTGGGGGCGCATGCTGCAGGAGTCGCAGCAGTTCCTCGGCGTCTACGACCACCTCGCGATCGCGCCGGGCGTCGCCGTCGCCGTCGCGGTGCTGGGGTTCAACCTGCTGGGCGACGGCCTGCGCGACGTCATGGACCCGCGCCTCAAGGGGGTGCGCTGA
- a CDS encoding ABC transporter permease — MRGRVAGLVGQFAATLALASVLVFLVLRVLPGDAAVVALGVNATPEALAAWRAEHGTDRPLIAQYASWVGGLLRGDFGISFVTGNDLTVVILDRVQVTLIIVGLGMLLALLVAIPLGTLAAVTHRSAAGTLIAGVSQVGVAVPNFLVGVLLVALVAVRARWLPAGGWVPPAVDLVEFWRHAALPSVALGTVQAAIITRYVRSAVLEVMREDFLRTARAAGHTRGSALVRHGLRNAGVPIVTVVGVQLAAMLVGAVVVERVFVVPGLGSLLVDAVQQRDLQAVQSIVMVLVVLVVVVNFVVDVLYTVLDPRLRVVGR; from the coding sequence GTGAGGGGACGGGTGGCGGGGCTGGTCGGGCAGTTTGCCGCGACCCTTGCCCTGGCCAGCGTGCTCGTGTTCCTGGTGCTGCGGGTGCTGCCCGGCGACGCCGCCGTCGTCGCGCTGGGGGTCAACGCGACGCCGGAGGCGCTCGCGGCCTGGCGGGCCGAGCACGGCACCGACCGGCCGCTCATCGCCCAGTACGCGTCGTGGGTGGGCGGGCTGCTGCGCGGCGACTTCGGCATCTCGTTCGTCACGGGCAACGACCTGACCGTGGTGATCCTCGACCGGGTGCAGGTCACGCTGATCATCGTCGGGCTGGGCATGCTGCTCGCGCTGCTGGTCGCGATCCCGTTGGGCACGCTCGCCGCCGTGACGCACCGTTCGGCGGCCGGGACGCTCATCGCGGGGGTGTCGCAGGTGGGCGTCGCCGTGCCGAACTTCTTGGTCGGCGTGCTGCTCGTCGCGCTCGTCGCGGTGCGGGCCCGCTGGCTGCCCGCCGGGGGCTGGGTGCCGCCCGCCGTCGACCTGGTCGAGTTCTGGCGGCACGCCGCCCTGCCGTCCGTGGCGCTGGGCACCGTGCAGGCCGCGATCATCACCCGGTACGTGCGGTCGGCCGTGCTGGAGGTGATGCGCGAGGACTTCCTACGCACCGCCCGGGCGGCCGGGCACACGCGCGGCTCCGCGCTGGTGCGGCACGGGCTGCGGAACGCCGGCGTGCCCATCGTCACCGTGGTGGGCGTGCAGCTCGCGGCGATGCTCGTGGGCGCCGTCGTCGTCGAGCGGGTGTTCGTGGTGCCGGGCCTCGGGTCGCTGCTGGTCGATGCCGTCCAGCAGCGTGACCTGCAGGCCGTGCAGTCGATCGTGATGGTGCTCGTGGTGCTGGTGGTGGTGGTCAACTTCGTCGTCGACGTGCTGTACACCGTGCTGGACCCGCGGCTGCGGGTGGTGGGCCGATGA
- a CDS encoding exodeoxyribonuclease III, whose protein sequence is MRLATWNVNSIRARVDRAVAFLERWDVDVLAIQETKCRDDQFPHAAFEAAGYEVAHVGFSQWNGVAIVSRVGIDDVELAFPGQPGFSKPTPPVAEPTPVVEPVETTPPPVVEPVETTLFDLGDVVSTGSTTGTGAVPGDAPDAVHEARALGATCGGVRVWSLYIPNGRAVGDPHYAYKLAWLEALRTQAAGWLTADPAAQVALVGDWNVIPLDTDVYDPTAFIGSTHVTPAERAAFAAFADAGYREVSREHLPAERTYTYWDYKQLAFPKNNGMRIDFTWATPALADRVTAVTIDREERKGKGASDHVPVILDLTD, encoded by the coding sequence ATGCGCCTGGCCACCTGGAACGTCAACTCGATCCGTGCCCGCGTCGACCGTGCGGTCGCGTTCCTCGAACGGTGGGACGTCGACGTGCTCGCGATCCAGGAGACGAAGTGCCGCGACGACCAGTTCCCGCACGCGGCGTTCGAGGCCGCCGGGTACGAGGTGGCGCACGTGGGGTTCTCGCAGTGGAACGGGGTGGCGATCGTCTCCCGGGTGGGGATCGACGACGTCGAGCTCGCGTTCCCGGGACAGCCGGGGTTCAGCAAGCCCACACCCCCGGTGGCCGAGCCCACCCCGGTGGTTGAGCCTGTCGAAACCACCCCGCCCCCGGTGGTTGAGCCTGTCGAAACCACCCTGTTCGACCTCGGTGACGTGGTTTCGACAGGCTCAACCACCGGAACGGGGGCGGTACCCGGCGACGCACCCGATGCCGTGCACGAGGCGCGGGCCCTCGGCGCGACCTGCGGCGGCGTGCGCGTCTGGTCGCTGTACATCCCCAACGGCCGCGCCGTCGGCGACCCGCACTACGCGTACAAGCTGGCCTGGCTCGAGGCGCTGCGCACCCAGGCCGCCGGCTGGCTCACCGCCGACCCCGCAGCCCAGGTCGCCCTGGTCGGCGACTGGAACGTCATCCCGCTGGACACGGATGTGTACGACCCGACGGCGTTCATCGGCTCCACGCACGTGACCCCGGCGGAGCGGGCCGCCTTCGCCGCGTTCGCCGACGCCGGCTACCGGGAGGTCTCCCGCGAGCACCTGCCCGCCGAGCGCACCTACACCTACTGGGACTACAAGCAGCTCGCGTTCCCCAAGAACAACGGCATGCGCATCGACTTCACCTGGGCCACCCCGGCGCTCGCCGACCGCGTCACGGCCGTGACGATCGACCGCGAGGAACGCAAGGGCAAGGGCGCGAGCGACCACGTCCCGGTGATCCTCGACCTCACCGACTGA
- a CDS encoding ABC transporter ATP-binding protein, with the protein MTADLFAQEAPVDVIDVTPVVELRQVTRQFPGPPVVEALRAVDLQIGRGDYVSIVGPSGSGKSSLLNVLGLLDRPTSGEYLLDGRPAGTASERERSLLRASRIGFVFQSFHLLPQRTVLDNVMLATMYSGVPRGQRRERAVAALDRVGLSHRLGFWPTTLSGGERQRVAVARALVAEPHLLLADEPTGNLDTASSAQVMALFDELHADGVTLAVITHDLAVSARAARRVRIEDGRLEEIA; encoded by the coding sequence ATGACCGCCGACCTGTTCGCCCAGGAAGCACCGGTCGACGTCATCGACGTCACCCCCGTCGTCGAGCTGCGCCAGGTGACCCGCCAGTTCCCCGGGCCACCAGTGGTCGAGGCGCTGCGCGCTGTGGACCTGCAGATCGGGCGGGGCGACTACGTGTCGATCGTCGGCCCGTCAGGATCGGGAAAGTCGAGCCTGCTCAACGTGCTCGGCCTGCTCGACCGTCCGACGTCGGGGGAGTACTTGCTCGACGGGCGCCCGGCGGGGACGGCGTCGGAGCGGGAGCGGTCGCTGCTGCGCGCGTCGCGCATCGGGTTCGTGTTCCAGTCGTTCCACCTGCTCCCGCAACGCACCGTGCTCGACAACGTCATGCTCGCCACGATGTACAGCGGGGTGCCACGCGGGCAGCGGCGGGAACGTGCCGTCGCGGCCCTGGATCGGGTGGGGCTCTCTCACCGGCTCGGGTTCTGGCCCACCACGCTCTCGGGCGGGGAACGGCAGCGGGTCGCCGTCGCCCGGGCGCTGGTCGCCGAACCGCACCTGCTCCTGGCCGACGAGCCGACCGGGAACCTCGACACGGCCAGCTCGGCGCAGGTCATGGCCCTGTTCGACGAGCTGCACGCCGACGGCGTCACGCTCGCCGTCATCACGCACGATCTCGCCGTCTCGGCCCGCGCGGCCCGGCGGGTCCGCATCGAGGACGGCCGGCTGGAGGAGATCGCATGA
- a CDS encoding ABC transporter permease — protein sequence MNLRDLWTEALHGIGTRPTRLFLTILGTVLGIGSVVVTVGLAQTAAGQIDKQFDAVAATQVVVEPASSRTTGTERALAALPWDAEQRVAQVAGVVAAGAVATVDVGGADVTAVPVNDPSAANQAPPAVMAASPGLLDAVRGHVVTGRFFDAGHDARADRVVVLGARAADRLGVHRVDRQPAIFIGDVAYTVVGIIDGVQRVSALEDAVILPARTAQRDLDVGAPDELQIHIATGAGPVVARQAPIALDPNNTEAFKVRAPTTASGVRDGVQADVNALFLALGGVALIVGGLGIANVTLLSVMERVGEIGLRRALGASRRAIAGQFVVESVTTGLLGGLMGSAVGVIVVVGVSIARDWTPILDLPIALGSAGLGAVVGLLAGAYPAAKAASLEPVAALRGGV from the coding sequence ATGAACCTGCGCGACCTGTGGACGGAGGCGTTGCACGGCATCGGCACCCGCCCCACCCGCCTGTTCCTCACCATCCTGGGGACCGTGCTCGGCATCGGCTCCGTCGTCGTCACCGTGGGGCTGGCACAGACCGCGGCCGGGCAGATCGACAAGCAGTTCGACGCCGTCGCCGCGACCCAGGTGGTCGTCGAACCGGCGTCGTCGCGCACGACCGGTACGGAACGCGCCCTCGCCGCGCTGCCCTGGGACGCCGAGCAGCGGGTGGCTCAGGTGGCCGGAGTCGTGGCGGCCGGGGCGGTGGCGACGGTCGACGTCGGCGGGGCGGACGTGACGGCCGTGCCGGTCAACGACCCGTCGGCGGCCAACCAGGCGCCGCCCGCCGTCATGGCCGCCAGCCCCGGACTGCTGGACGCCGTGCGCGGCCACGTGGTCACGGGCCGGTTCTTCGACGCCGGGCACGACGCGCGGGCGGACCGCGTCGTCGTGCTCGGTGCGCGGGCCGCCGACCGGCTCGGCGTCCACCGGGTCGACCGGCAGCCGGCGATCTTCATCGGCGACGTCGCCTACACCGTCGTCGGGATCATCGACGGCGTGCAACGCGTCTCCGCCCTGGAGGACGCCGTGATCCTGCCCGCCCGCACCGCGCAACGCGACCTCGACGTGGGCGCCCCCGACGAGCTGCAGATCCACATCGCCACCGGTGCCGGACCGGTCGTGGCACGGCAGGCACCCATCGCGCTCGACCCGAACAACACGGAGGCGTTCAAGGTCCGGGCACCCACGACCGCCTCCGGCGTCCGCGACGGCGTGCAGGCGGACGTCAACGCGCTGTTCCTCGCGCTGGGTGGGGTCGCGCTGATCGTCGGCGGGCTCGGGATCGCGAACGTCACCCTGCTGTCCGTCATGGAACGCGTCGGGGAGATCGGCCTGCGCCGGGCCCTCGGTGCCTCGCGGCGGGCCATCGCGGGGCAGTTCGTCGTCGAGTCCGTCACCACCGGGCTCCTCGGCGGGCTCATGGGCTCCGCCGTGGGCGTCATCGTCGTCGTCGGCGTGTCCATCGCCCGGGACTGGACGCCCATCCTCGACCTGCCGATCGCGCTCGGCTCCGCGGGACTCGGCGCCGTCGTCGGACTCCTCGCGGGTGCCTACCCGGCCGCGAAGGCCGCCTCGCTCGAACCGGTCGCCGCCCTGCGCGGTGGCGTGTGA
- a CDS encoding SDR family NAD(P)-dependent oxidoreductase — MSTTTFITGANKGLGFETARRLTAAGHTVLIGARDPGRGRKAAAEIGARFVQIDVTDDASVAAAAADVAAREGRVDLLINNAGIVGPMAPAAELNGEHATAVFDTNVTGIVRVTNAFLPLLRRSEAPSVVNVTSGLGSVALTLDPSRVESQVVAPLYTASKAAVTMLTTQYAKAITDVRFNGVDPGYTATDLNGHNGSQTVTEGTDAIVSLATEDPSSGTGRVIDRYGPLAW, encoded by the coding sequence ATGTCCACGACCACGTTCATCACCGGGGCCAACAAGGGCCTCGGCTTCGAGACCGCCCGCCGCCTGACCGCTGCGGGCCACACGGTGCTGATCGGCGCCCGCGACCCTGGGCGCGGGCGGAAGGCCGCCGCAGAGATCGGTGCCCGCTTCGTCCAGATCGACGTCACCGACGACGCGTCGGTCGCCGCCGCCGCGGCCGACGTCGCCGCCCGCGAAGGGCGTGTCGACCTGCTGATCAACAACGCCGGCATCGTCGGCCCGATGGCACCGGCCGCCGAGCTGAACGGCGAGCACGCCACCGCGGTGTTCGACACGAACGTCACCGGAATCGTCCGCGTGACCAACGCCTTCCTGCCGTTGCTGCGCCGCAGCGAAGCGCCCTCCGTCGTGAACGTCACCAGCGGCCTCGGGTCGGTCGCGCTCACGCTCGACCCGAGCCGGGTCGAGTCGCAGGTGGTCGCCCCGCTCTACACGGCGTCGAAGGCGGCCGTCACGATGCTGACCACCCAGTACGCCAAGGCCATCACCGACGTGCGCTTCAACGGCGTCGACCCCGGCTACACCGCGACCGACCTCAACGGCCACAACGGCTCCCAGACCGTGACCGAGGGCACCGACGCGATCGTCAGCCTTGCCACCGAGGACCCGTCCTCGGGAACGGGCCGGGTCATCGACCGTTACGGCCCCCTGGCCTGGTGA
- a CDS encoding ABC transporter substrate-binding protein — translation MSVRRPTVVVALLALTMLLTGCNAGSTAVHPSAGPGGGIRTDVTVAVAAEPVNLDFRVTSGAAIPQLLMNNVYETLVKIDQDGAVVPLLAERWDVSDDRTQYTFHLREGVTFSDGSTFDADDVVASFDRVRTDWLNAIKVKMDVVESTVALDERTVRVTLTQPSNAWLADLGTSVGAVFPSDLDGVDLRTTAIGTGPYEVFSVRQGDRIVLAGRPDHWGGPAAMTTITVRYLADPTSAVNALRAGDVDLLFNSATGDQVRQLEARGGFQVVEGTSTGDVLLSFNNRVPPFDDVRVRRAFAYAIDRQAVMATASAGYGTQVVAMVTPQDPYFEDLTGVYPYDPDRARVLLAEARASDLQVTFDVPNLAYATTAAELIASQLAEVGVRVRLVTDEFPAVWLDKVFTRHDFQMSVIQHSEARDLLTVFRPDYYLGYDDTVIAPLAAAADAGTPQEYVDGMRQVARQVVDDAGGIVLYLAPTLIVADEALTGIRPNAVTESMDLTQLAWR, via the coding sequence ATGTCCGTGCGTCGCCCGACCGTCGTCGTCGCGCTGCTGGCGCTGACGATGCTGCTGACCGGCTGCAACGCGGGCAGCACGGCCGTGCACCCCAGCGCAGGCCCGGGCGGCGGCATCCGCACCGACGTGACGGTCGCCGTCGCCGCAGAGCCGGTGAACCTCGACTTCCGCGTCACGTCGGGTGCCGCGATCCCGCAGCTCCTCATGAACAACGTCTACGAGACGCTGGTGAAGATCGATCAGGACGGCGCCGTCGTGCCGCTCCTCGCGGAGCGCTGGGACGTCAGCGACGACCGCACGCAGTACACGTTCCACCTGCGTGAGGGCGTCACGTTCAGCGACGGCTCCACGTTCGACGCCGACGACGTCGTCGCCTCGTTCGACCGGGTGCGCACGGACTGGCTGAACGCCATCAAGGTCAAGATGGACGTCGTCGAGTCCACCGTGGCGCTGGACGAACGCACGGTGCGCGTGACGCTGACCCAGCCGTCGAACGCGTGGCTCGCCGACCTCGGCACGTCGGTCGGCGCAGTCTTCCCCAGCGACCTCGACGGCGTCGACCTGCGCACGACGGCGATCGGCACGGGGCCGTACGAGGTCTTCAGCGTGCGGCAGGGCGACCGCATCGTGCTGGCAGGTCGTCCCGACCACTGGGGCGGCCCGGCCGCAATGACCACCATCACGGTCCGCTACCTCGCCGACCCCACCTCCGCCGTCAACGCGCTGCGCGCCGGCGACGTCGACCTGCTGTTCAACTCCGCGACGGGTGACCAGGTGCGCCAGCTCGAGGCGCGCGGCGGGTTCCAGGTCGTGGAGGGCACCTCGACGGGCGACGTGCTGCTCTCCTTCAACAACCGCGTGCCCCCGTTCGACGACGTCCGCGTGCGCCGCGCGTTCGCCTACGCCATCGACCGGCAGGCCGTCATGGCGACCGCGAGCGCCGGGTACGGCACGCAGGTGGTCGCCATGGTCACGCCGCAGGACCCGTACTTCGAGGACCTCACGGGGGTCTACCCGTACGACCCCGACCGGGCGCGGGTGCTGCTCGCCGAGGCGAGGGCGTCGGACCTGCAGGTCACGTTCGACGTGCCCAACCTGGCCTACGCGACGACGGCGGCCGAGCTGATCGCGTCGCAGCTCGCCGAGGTGGGGGTGCGGGTACGGCTCGTCACCGACGAGTTCCCCGCCGTCTGGCTCGACAAGGTGTTCACGCGGCACGACTTCCAGATGTCGGTGATCCAGCACTCGGAGGCGCGCGACCTGCTGACCGTGTTCCGGCCCGACTACTACCTGGGCTACGACGACACGGTGATCGCGCCCCTGGCGGCGGCCGCCGACGCTGGGACGCCGCAGGAGTACGTGGACGGGATGCGCCAGGTGGCCCGCCAGGTCGTCGACGACGCGGGCGGCATCGTCCTCTATCTGGCCCCGACCCTGATCGTCGCCGACGAGGCCCTCACGGGCATCCGCCCGAACGCGGTGACGGAGTCGATGGACCTCACCCAGCTCGCCTGGCGCTGA
- a CDS encoding dipeptide ABC transporter ATP-binding protein produces MTGPALAEPVGTPALRVDDLTVRTAGGRTLVSGVSLQVAAGERVGLIGESGSGKSLTALSVLGLLPDNLVATGRVDVAGEHDLLARSDRRLAPLRGSLVSMVFQEPMTALNPLLRVGRQVAEVITLHPSTLHTSRRRGDARARAVELLGEVGLPDPAAAARAYPHQLSGGQRQRVMIAMALANDPALLVADEPTTALDVTVQAQVLELMGRLVARRGTGLLFITHDLAVVSQVCERVVVMKDGAVVEQGPVAEVFANPRHDYTRTLLAASILPPRPAVVEPRPPVVEPVETTSTTGRPAIRLRDVTKRFHRSGGVVVDALRGISFEVAPGERFGLVGESGSGKTTTLRLLAALDTPTSGTVEVAGVTLAALPPTSVPEDRPRGSGTRPTGTFGGRARARDVARVRSDLQLVFQDPMGSLDPRMAVADIVAEPLLNPANRRELPEAATRAGRERLVRDVLAAVGLPDDAAARYPHQFSGGQRQRISIARALVCRPKVLVADEPVSALDVSVRAQVLDLLARLADERDLTLVLVSHDLAVVRHLCDRVAVMRAGEIVEQGPADRIWTEPQHEYTRTLQAATPVLTTTPR; encoded by the coding sequence ATGACCGGACCCGCCCTGGCCGAGCCTGTCGGGACTCCCGCTCTGCGGGTCGACGACCTGACCGTCCGGACGGCCGGCGGTCGCACCCTGGTCTCGGGCGTCTCGCTGCAGGTGGCCGCCGGCGAACGCGTCGGCCTCATCGGCGAGTCCGGGTCCGGCAAGTCGCTCACGGCGTTGTCCGTGCTCGGCCTGCTGCCCGACAACCTCGTCGCCACGGGCCGCGTCGACGTCGCGGGCGAGCACGACCTGCTCGCCCGCTCCGACCGCCGCCTCGCCCCGCTGCGCGGCTCGCTCGTGTCGATGGTGTTCCAAGAACCGATGACGGCCCTGAACCCGCTGCTCCGGGTGGGCCGCCAGGTGGCCGAGGTCATCACGCTGCACCCGTCCACGCTGCACACGTCGCGCCGCCGGGGCGATGCGCGGGCGCGGGCCGTCGAGCTGCTCGGGGAGGTCGGGCTGCCCGACCCTGCGGCCGCCGCGCGCGCCTACCCGCACCAGCTCAGCGGCGGCCAGCGGCAGCGGGTCATGATCGCGATGGCGCTGGCCAACGACCCGGCGCTGCTCGTCGCCGACGAACCGACGACGGCGCTCGACGTCACCGTCCAGGCCCAGGTGCTCGAGCTCATGGGCCGCCTGGTGGCCCGCCGCGGCACCGGCCTGCTGTTCATCACCCACGACCTCGCCGTGGTGTCGCAGGTGTGCGAACGCGTCGTGGTGATGAAGGACGGCGCCGTCGTGGAGCAGGGCCCGGTCGCGGAGGTGTTCGCGAACCCCCGCCACGACTACACGCGAACCCTCCTCGCGGCCTCGATCCTCCCGCCCCGCCCTGCGGTGGTTGAGCCCCGCCCCCCGGTGGTTGAGCCTGTCGAAACCACCTCAACCACCGGGAGGCCCGCGATCCGGCTGCGCGACGTCACGAAGCGGTTCCACCGATCCGGTGGCGTCGTCGTCGACGCGCTCCGAGGCATCTCGTTCGAGGTCGCTCCCGGCGAACGGTTCGGCCTGGTGGGCGAGTCCGGCTCCGGCAAGACGACGACGCTGCGGCTGCTCGCCGCCCTCGACACCCCGACGTCGGGCACGGTCGAGGTCGCGGGGGTGACCCTGGCGGCCCTCCCCCCGACGAGCGTCCCGGAAGATCGGCCAAGAGGGTCCGGAACCCGACCAACCGGGACGTTCGGCGGACGCGCCCGTGCCCGTGACGTCGCGCGCGTGCGCAGCGACCTCCAGCTCGTGTTCCAGGACCCGATGGGCTCGCTCGACCCGCGCATGGCGGTCGCCGACATCGTCGCCGAACCGCTGCTCAACCCCGCCAACCGCCGCGAGCTCCCGGAGGCCGCCACCCGCGCCGGGCGCGAGCGCCTGGTCCGCGACGTGCTCGCCGCCGTCGGGCTGCCCGACGACGCCGCCGCGCGCTACCCGCACCAGTTCAGCGGTGGGCAGCGTCAGCGCATCTCGATCGCGCGGGCTCTCGTGTGTCGCCCGAAGGTGCTGGTCGCGGACGAGCCGGTCAGCGCCCTCGACGTCTCCGTGCGCGCCCAGGTTCTCGACCTGCTGGCCCGCCTGGCTGACGAGCGCGACCTCACGCTCGTCCTCGTCTCGCACGACCTCGCCGTGGTGCGGCATCTGTGCGACCGCGTCGCCGTCATGCGCGCGGGCGAGATCGTCGAGCAGGGGCCCGCCGACCGGATCTGGACGGAACCGCAGCACGAGTACACGCGCACGCTCCAGGCGGCGACGCCGGTGCTCACCACGACGCCGAGGTAG
- a CDS encoding helix-turn-helix domain-containing protein encodes MDDADNRLGATLRAWRDRLSPEVAGLPGRAARRSPGLRREDVAELAGISVDYVVRLEQGRASAPSDQVVAALARALRLDVDERGHLYRLAGLRPPSEGPFPDRLPPGMARLLARLADVPVAVFAADWTLVWWNPHWAALFGDPTRFSPDARNLVRLRFPVAEDRGRLTSWPVIPADAEAADRALVADLRQASGRYPDDPRLTALVTRTLAGNTRFAKFWTEGTVGRHAEDRKLVRHPDVGDITVDCDVLTDEGTDLKVVAYTAAPGSEDETRLRTVAGLAAQPDPVPTGL; translated from the coding sequence ATGGATGATGCCGACAACCGCCTGGGAGCCACTCTCCGTGCCTGGCGAGACCGGCTCTCCCCGGAGGTCGCAGGGCTTCCCGGACGCGCGGCCCGCCGGTCACCCGGGCTGCGACGCGAGGACGTCGCGGAGCTGGCCGGGATCTCGGTCGACTACGTCGTGCGGCTGGAGCAAGGGCGTGCCAGCGCGCCGTCGGACCAGGTCGTCGCCGCGCTCGCCCGTGCGTTGCGGCTCGACGTCGACGAACGTGGTCACCTCTACCGGCTCGCGGGGCTGCGGCCTCCGTCCGAGGGACCCTTCCCCGACCGGCTGCCGCCCGGGATGGCGCGACTGCTGGCCCGGCTCGCGGACGTCCCGGTGGCCGTGTTCGCCGCGGACTGGACCCTGGTGTGGTGGAACCCGCACTGGGCGGCGCTGTTCGGCGACCCGACGCGCTTCAGCCCTGACGCGCGCAACCTCGTCCGGCTGCGCTTCCCCGTGGCCGAGGACCGCGGGCGGCTGACGAGCTGGCCGGTGATCCCGGCCGACGCCGAAGCGGCCGACCGGGCGCTGGTCGCCGACCTGCGCCAGGCGTCGGGCCGCTACCCCGACGACCCGCGGCTCACGGCGCTGGTGACCCGCACGCTCGCGGGCAACACCCGGTTCGCCAAGTTCTGGACGGAAGGGACCGTCGGCCGCCACGCCGAGGACCGCAAGCTGGTCCGTCACCCCGACGTCGGTGACATCACGGTCGACTGCGACGTCCTGACCGACGAAGGCACGGACCTCAAGGTCGTCGCCTATACCGCGGCGCCGGGCAGCGAGGACGAGACGCGCCTGAGGACGGTCGCCGGTCTGGCGGCGCAACCGGATCCCGTCCCGACCGGGCTCTGA